A portion of the Cygnus olor isolate bCygOlo1 chromosome 15, bCygOlo1.pri.v2, whole genome shotgun sequence genome contains these proteins:
- the ZFAND2A gene encoding AN1-type zinc finger protein 2A isoform X3 has protein sequence MELPELGRHCAERACRRLDFLPLKCDACGEVFCKDHIRYDDHKCGSAYKKNVQVPVCPLCNAPVPVQKGEIPDVVVGAHMDKDCKYNPAQQKEKIFTNKCLKPGCKRKEMMKVVCEQCNGNFCIKHRHPLDHDCKGSSHPISKAG, from the exons ATGGAGCTGCCGGAGCTGGGGCGGCACTGCGCTGAGCGCgcctgcaggaggctgg ACTTCCTGCCTCTGAAATGTGATGCGTGTGGGGAAGTCTTCTGCAAAGACCATATCCGTTATGATGACCACAAGTGTGGCTCTGCCTACAAGAAA AATGTGCAGGTTCCGGTGTGTCCACTCTGTAATGCACCTGTCCCAGTACAGAAGGGGGAAATACCAGATGTTGTGGTTGGAGCCCACATGGATAAGGACTGCAAATACAATCCAGCACAGCAAAAGGAGAAG ATCTTCACAAACAAGTGCTTAAAGCCaggctgcaaaagaaaagagatgatgAAGGTAGTTTGTGAACAGTGCAATGGTAATTTCTGCATAAAGCATCGGCATCCTCTGGACCATGACTGTAAAGGGAGCAGCCACCCCATCTCCAAGGCTGGGTAA
- the ZFAND2A gene encoding AN1-type zinc finger protein 2A isoform X2: MELPELGRHCAERACRRLDFLPLKCDACGEVFCKDHIRYDDHKCGSAYKKNVQVPVCPLCNAPVPVQKGEIPDVVVGAHMDKDCKYNPAQQKEKIFTNKCLKPGCKRKEMMKVVCEQCNGNFCIKHRHPLDHDCKGSSHPISKAGYAALMRASQTAFKSTEAIVVPSNGNRQHNRCR; encoded by the exons ATGGAGCTGCCGGAGCTGGGGCGGCACTGCGCTGAGCGCgcctgcaggaggctgg ACTTCCTGCCTCTGAAATGTGATGCGTGTGGGGAAGTCTTCTGCAAAGACCATATCCGTTATGATGACCACAAGTGTGGCTCTGCCTACAAGAAA AATGTGCAGGTTCCGGTGTGTCCACTCTGTAATGCACCTGTCCCAGTACAGAAGGGGGAAATACCAGATGTTGTGGTTGGAGCCCACATGGATAAGGACTGCAAATACAATCCAGCACAGCAAAAGGAGAAG ATCTTCACAAACAAGTGCTTAAAGCCaggctgcaaaagaaaagagatgatgAAGGTAGTTTGTGAACAGTGCAATGGTAATTTCTGCATAAAGCATCGGCATCCTCTGGACCATGACTGTAAAGGGAGCAGCCACCCCATCTCCAAGGCTGG GTATGCAGCTCTGATGAGAGCATCTCAAACTGCCTTCAAGTCAACAGAAGCAATTGTAGTGCCATCTAATGGGAACCGTCAGCACAACAG ATGCAGATAA
- the ZFAND2A gene encoding AN1-type zinc finger protein 2A isoform X1, whose amino-acid sequence MELPELGRHCAERACRRLDFLPLKCDACGEVFCKDHIRYDDHKCGSAYKKNVQVPVCPLCNAPVPVQKGEIPDVVVGAHMDKDCKYNPAQQKEKIFTNKCLKPGCKRKEMMKVVCEQCNGNFCIKHRHPLDHDCKGSSHPISKAGYAALMRASQTAFKSTEAIVVPSNGNRQHNRYKLWNKMR is encoded by the exons ATGGAGCTGCCGGAGCTGGGGCGGCACTGCGCTGAGCGCgcctgcaggaggctgg ACTTCCTGCCTCTGAAATGTGATGCGTGTGGGGAAGTCTTCTGCAAAGACCATATCCGTTATGATGACCACAAGTGTGGCTCTGCCTACAAGAAA AATGTGCAGGTTCCGGTGTGTCCACTCTGTAATGCACCTGTCCCAGTACAGAAGGGGGAAATACCAGATGTTGTGGTTGGAGCCCACATGGATAAGGACTGCAAATACAATCCAGCACAGCAAAAGGAGAAG ATCTTCACAAACAAGTGCTTAAAGCCaggctgcaaaagaaaagagatgatgAAGGTAGTTTGTGAACAGTGCAATGGTAATTTCTGCATAAAGCATCGGCATCCTCTGGACCATGACTGTAAAGGGAGCAGCCACCCCATCTCCAAGGCTGG GTATGCAGCTCTGATGAGAGCATCTCAAACTGCCTTCAAGTCAACAGAAGCAATTGTAGTGCCATCTAATGGGAACCGTCAGCACAACAGGTATAAGCTGTGGAACAAGATGAGATAG